One genomic window of Oncorhynchus clarkii lewisi isolate Uvic-CL-2024 chromosome 5, UVic_Ocla_1.0, whole genome shotgun sequence includes the following:
- the LOC139409909 gene encoding AT-rich interactive domain-containing protein 5A-like, whose product MAHGKNQHERPSEQDEEMGEETFLKDLYLYMKKRNTPIEKIPHLGFKQIGLFMMYKTVKSLGGYHQVTAQQMWKQVYNTLGGNPRSTSAATCTRRHYEKLLLPYECHVRGEDYMEVLPQCQQKRLHYSRLSEQDECPRTAKRSMTCGALQTSLHPKPHNYLTDSRVRIIPMPVHYSQYYHHPVHPVHPDLLPYVHPPLTPSSLPSPQGQTERAKQPLEHLRFLANQYKDSSGWTEPLNLSHKKAGQESGGHPASSFAPPPSNISPRFLNTVSPLYPAKGLVKDEGSETLEGEVPQGKTHLYPLATRDDYSRSPTSASSPGMKKESPVPSPLQSCRESAPSMIHVPKLQKREYPDWPRGEWRGESPKHSPGPLNCSHALHSTPRGTEGRMEIQIPLAMLHDWVKGVLLCGPAGTRPGDLSLQDPTMGQTPGSEPRERERAQAWSDTSPTIATHADQVFHNHHKDQDRGSGDLRERSLERHRNLPRPTTTTTSPSTSQSRPMAPYQLSSYKPRPSGSIVRNPDSWKLDPREDSWKLDHREDTRRPYHPKLMYPQDLWDRAQPIPLNIHPSSQSLEQDSVRHTSPGYCPGTSLGRVENPYMALMVNPSFPSLVPLTPEELMKLKRLISSSS is encoded by the exons AAGACCTCTATCTGTACATGAAGAAGAGAAATACACCCATAGAGAAAATACCACACCTGGGCTTCAAACAGA TCGGTCTGTTCATGATGTACAAGACTGTGAAAAGCTTGGGTGGCTACCACCAG GTGACGGCCCAGCAGATGTGGAAGCAAGTATACAACACCCTGGGAGGAAACCCCAGAAGTACCAGTGCAGCCACCTGCACCCGTAGACACTACGAGAA GCTGCTTCTGCCGTATGAGTGTCATGTAAGAGGAGAAGACTACATGGAGGTACTGCCACAATGCCAGCAGAAGCGTTTACATTACAGTAGGCTCAGTGAGCAGGACGAGTGCCCCAGGACAGCCAAGCGTAGCATGACGTGCGGAGCTCTACAGACATCCCTGCACCCG AAGCCCCATAATTATCTGACAGACTCCAGAGTGAGGATCATCCCTATGCCTGTGCACTACAGTCAGTACTACCACCACCCTGTCCACCCCGTCCACCCAGATCTGCTCCCCTATGTCCACCCACCTCTGACCCCCAgcagcctcccctcccctcaaggacagacagagagggccAAGCAGCCTCTGGAGCACCTACGCTTCCTGGCCAACCAGTACAAGGACTCCTCAGGCTGGACTGAGCCACTCAACCTCAGTCACAAGAAGGCTGGTCAGGAGTCAGGCGGTCACCCTGCTTCATCCTTCGCCCCTCCTCCCTCCAACATCTCCCCAAGGTTCTTGAATACGGTCTCACCTCTGTACCCCGCCAAGGGGCTGGTTAAAGATGAGGGCAGTGAGACGCTGGAGGGAGAGGTTCCCCAGGGGAAAACCCACCTCTACCCCTTAGCGACCAGAGACGACTACTCCCGCAGCCCGACCTCAGCCTCCAGCCCAGGCATGAAGAAAGAATCCCCCGTCCCCTCTCCGCTGCAGAGTTGCAGGGAGAGTGCCCCCTCCATGATTCACGTCCCCAAACTCCAGAAGAGGGAGTACCCAGATTGGCCcaggggggagtggagaggggaaagCCCCAAGCATAGTCCAGGGCCTCTCAATTGTAGTCACGCTCTGCACAGTAcccccagagggacagagggaaggatggagatcCAGATCCCGCTGGCGATGCTCCATGACTGGGTAAAAGGAGTTCTGCTGTGTGGGCCTGCTGGCACCCGGCCTGGGGATCTATCGCTGCAGGATCCAACCATGGGTCAGACCCCAGGCTCAGAGcccagggagagggaaagggcacAGGCCTGGTCTGACACCTCTCCCACCATTGCTACACATGCTGACCAGGTCTTCCACAACCATCACAAAGACCAGGACAGGGGTTCTGGGGATCTGAGAGAGAGGAGTCTGGAGAGGCACAGGAACCTGCCTaggcccaccaccaccaccacctcccctaGTACCAGTCAAAGCCGCCCCATGGCGCCCTACCAGTTGTCCAGCTACAAGCCTCGGCCATCAGGGAGCATCGTCCGTAACCCGGACAGCTGGAAATTGGATCCCCGGGAGGACAGCTGGAAATTGGATCACCGGGAGGACACAAGGAGGCCCTACCACCCAAAACTAATGTACCCCCAGGATCTATGGGATAGAGCCCAGCCAATTCCCTTAAATATCCACCCCAGCAGCCAGTCTCTGGAGCAGGATAGTGTACGCCACACATCCCCGGGCTATTGTCCAGGCACATCACTGGGAAGGGTGGAGAACCCGTATATGGCGCTGATGGTGAACCCCTCATTTCCCTCTCTGGTGCCACTGACACCTGAGGAGTTAATGAAGTTAAAGAGGCTCATCTCAAGCTCCTcatga